The genomic region GCTGGGTGATACCACGCTGCCCGAAGCCCCGCTGGAAGGCGGCTCCTGGACGGTAGCCTCCGTGGGCTCAGCCGTAAAAGAAGCCTGCCAGGCCGTGGCCGAAAAGGTATTTAAGCTGGCAAAAGACGTGAAGGGCTCGCCCTTGTCGGGGGCCAGCTTCGACGAGGTAGAGTTTGTAGAAGGCAAGGTGCAACTGAAAGGCGACTACTCTTCGGGCGTTTCCATTGTGGAAGCCATGCGCCAGGGTAAGGTCAACTTCATCGAAGAAGAAACGACCACGCTGCCTAACATGCTCAAGCAGATGCAATATGCCCGCAACACGCACTCGGCGGTGTTTGTGGAGGTAGAAGTAGATGAAGATTTGGGTCAGATTTGCGTACGCCGCGTGGTAAGCGCCATTGCTGGCGGCCGCGTTATCAGCCCCAAAACGGCCCGCAGCCAGATTATAGGCGGCGTGGTGTGGGGCATTAGCATGGCCTTGCACGAAGAAAGCGTGCTCGACCATCACTATGGCCGCTTTATGAATCATAACCTGGCGGAGTACCATGTATCTGTCAACGCCGACATCCACGATATCGACGTTATTTTTGTAGAGGAGCACGACGACATCGTGAACCCACTGGGTGCCAAAGGCCTGGGCGAAATCGGGATTGTGGGAACGGCGGCTGCCGTGTGCAATGCCATCTACCACGCCACCGGCAAGCGCGTGCGCGAGCTGCCCATTACGCTGGACAAGCTGCTGTAAGTCAGTTGAATTTGTTGCTAAAGAAGGCCCCAGAACCCCATGGTTCTGGGGCCTTCTTTTTACAGAGCAAACAACGTTTCTAGTCCTTCTTTCAAGGAAGCTGGCTTGCGGCCGAGCACCTGTTCCAACTCTTCACTAACCGTCGATTCCTGCCCGTGCTTGATATCGGTCATGAAAGCCAGAACAAAACGCGTAACGCTTTCGGGTACGCTGCGGGCCTTCATGTTCGCCGCAAAGGTCTCATCGTCGAGGTTCATGTAGCGCACTTCCTTGCCCGATAACTCGCTAAGCGTGGCGGCTACATCGGCGAAAGAATACGTTCCGGTGTTGGTGAATGTGTAAGTGCGGTTTTCGCAGTCGCCTTCGGCTAATACATTGGCAATGGCTTCGCCCATGTCGCGGCGCAGGGCAAATGAAACCCTACCCTCACCAGCGGGTAAGTTGATGCCCGACTCGAACACGGCAGGACCTACAAACTGCGGGAGCGTATCCATATACAAAATGTTGCGAAACAGCACGTAACGCAATCCACTGGCCTTAATGTAATCCTCGGTTTGGAAATGCCGCACCATCAATTCGTTGGCTAGGCTGTCGCGTTCTTGCAAGGCGCGGCCAGTGTAGGCAATGCACGAAACGCCGGCTTTTTTGGCGGCATTTACTACGTTGTAGTGCTGTTGCAGGCCATGTTCGTCGCCCCCGCCCGACACCAGCAGTACCTTCTCAATACCTTGCATAGCGCGTTCCAAGGCTGCCGGGTCGTCATAGTCGCCCAGGCGAATAGCAATGCCCAGATCTTGCAGGGGAGCGGCTTTGGCAGCGTTGCGCACCAGGGCAGCCACTTGACTGGGGGTAATTTTGGTTAGCAGTTGTTGAACAACGGCCATGCCGATGTGGCCAGTAGCACCAGTGATGAGAATCATATACAGTACGTTAGGTGAGGTTTGTACTGCAAAGGTGTCGCCTAAAGTAAACGGGTAAAAGAGCCAAATGGCGGCACTATTTGGCTAAAAGTCGGAAAGTGCTGCTACCCGGCTTGTTTGTAAGCAGTAGGCGAAAAGCCAAGGCTTTTCCGGAAAAATCGGCTAAACGCCGACTGATCCGTGAAATGCAGCAAATCAGAAATCTGTGCCACCGATAACTGCTGATTTTGCAGCAACGCTTTGGCTTCCAATAACACGGCTTGATCTATCCACTCGCTGGCGGTTTTGCCGGTGGTTTCCTTCACGGTTTCGGTAAGATGCTTTGGCGTGATGCACAATTGATCGGCATAAAATTTCACGCTGCGCTCTACCACACTATGGGTATTTACTAAATTCTTAAACGCAAAAGTCAGCTGCTGGCTGCGCGTTTGTGTGGCTTGCACTGCCGCGTGCTGCTGGTCGTAGATAGCAATAACCTCGTATAGTAAGCTATTAATTAAGTTCTTAATTACCTGCTCCCGGTACGGGTGAGGGGTAGGAAATTTTTGCTGTAGAAAGCGTAGCGAAGCCGTAATATTAGCGGCTTCTGCATTCGACAGCGGTAGTACATGCCGGTTGATATTCTCCAGAAAATGGAAGTGGTCGGTGTGCACATTATTGTGACTAGTGATAAACTCTTTGGTGAAAAAGACGGACAGGCTGTCGTGGTCGTCGGATAGCTGCGTCCATTCTTTAATCACGTGCGGTGTGATGAGCATTAGGCAATTCGGCTCGATGGTGTAGGTTTCCAGATTTGCCTTGAGCTCCAACGTGCCACGCAGGCAAATACCGATTTTATAATAGTTGCCGCGGTAGGGAACGTTGAGCGGCGGGCCAGCTGTATGCGTGTGCGCATCCAGGAAAAACACGTCGGCCGTATTGTCGGGAGGGGCGGAAAAATACTGGAGCGAATAGGTAGGGATAGGAGTCGTCATAGCAGTTGCCGGAGGAAGTGTAAGGCCGCTAGTGCCCGGTGTATGGTTGAGGGATAAAGATCTTATACAGAGTGGTTTGTAGATCGGTAAGCACCACTCCGCACAACAGCGTACTACTTGCAAAACGTATGGCGACGGCTGTTGCAAGAGCAGGGTAGGGCACCACACAAAGAAAAACCAATGCCAGCGTGCTGCGTTAATCAGACTATGAACTCATCTGTGAGTATACAGCTACTGTGCTTTTCGGGCCAGTAGATGCCACAGAAAAAGTAGGACCACAGATACTGAAAACATGTGGCTCTACTTCATTCTTAACCCAACCTAATCACCATGGAGTACAACATTGATAACGTGAAGATGGATTTGCAAACCGTTGGTTTTCAGGAAACATCAGGCATAGTAGACTTAGTAGAAAGCGAGTTGCGCCGCGTGATGCGCTTCCGCCAGGATATCGTAGCCGCCGACGTGTACTTGCGCGAGGATGGCAGCAATCCAGAAAACAACAAGGTAGTACGGTGGCGCCTAGGCATCCCTGGTAAAGACTTGTTTGCTGAAGCTGCGGCTGGTTCGTGGGGCGCAGGCCTGCGCGACGCCAGCGAAAAGCTGCGCCGTCAGTTTGTAGACTAAAATACTGGTTGATAGATGACCTCCGGTTGCTTGGGCTACGTTTAGTACCCAAGCAACCGGAGGTCATTATTTTATAGATGCTTCTGTGTAAAGAATAACTTAGGCCGGTGCTAGAGCAGAAAGGCTTTGCCCTTGAATAGCCGCCGCCATCAGTTCTGGAAACTTCGCCGGAGTGCAGGCAAACGACGGAATATCCAAGGCAGCGAACTGCTCGGCCACACGCCTGTCGAAGCTGGGGGCGCCGTCGTCGGCGAGGGCGAGTAGGGCCACAACCGTGACGCCGGCGGCGCGCAGGGCGGC from Hymenobacter aerilatus harbors:
- a CDS encoding SDR family oxidoreductase; the encoded protein is MILITGATGHIGMAVVQQLLTKITPSQVAALVRNAAKAAPLQDLGIAIRLGDYDDPAALERAMQGIEKVLLVSGGGDEHGLQQHYNVVNAAKKAGVSCIAYTGRALQERDSLANELMVRHFQTEDYIKASGLRYVLFRNILYMDTLPQFVGPAVFESGINLPAGEGRVSFALRRDMGEAIANVLAEGDCENRTYTFTNTGTYSFADVAATLSELSGKEVRYMNLDDETFAANMKARSVPESVTRFVLAFMTDIKHGQESTVSEELEQVLGRKPASLKEGLETLFAL
- a CDS encoding helix-turn-helix domain-containing protein is translated as MTTPIPTYSLQYFSAPPDNTADVFFLDAHTHTAGPPLNVPYRGNYYKIGICLRGTLELKANLETYTIEPNCLMLITPHVIKEWTQLSDDHDSLSVFFTKEFITSHNNVHTDHFHFLENINRHVLPLSNAEAANITASLRFLQQKFPTPHPYREQVIKNLINSLLYEVIAIYDQQHAAVQATQTRSQQLTFAFKNLVNTHSVVERSVKFYADQLCITPKHLTETVKETTGKTASEWIDQAVLLEAKALLQNQQLSVAQISDLLHFTDQSAFSRFFRKSLGFSPTAYKQAG
- a CDS encoding HPF/RaiA family ribosome-associated protein yields the protein MEYNIDNVKMDLQTVGFQETSGIVDLVESELRRVMRFRQDIVAADVYLREDGSNPENNKVVRWRLGIPGKDLFAEAAAGSWGAGLRDASEKLRRQFVD